The region TCAGCCTCTAAAACGGTCGCTTATAAAGCATTAGTTCCTAGACACTGATCCCGTTCGCGCATTAACCAAGGCATAAAACACCATACCTTTACTTGAAAGCAGTTTGACGCGATACCCAGGAGAGCCATTAATTGAGGTTGATTGCACAGAAAGCACTTTAGCCGAATATTGTCTTTTGGCTAACTGCGCTGCTTGTTGTGAACTATTTACCGCGAGCTTTTTCGATTGACTACGTTGATTTTGATTTGGCGTCTGGCTAAATGATTTGTTGGTGCCTGCATGACCCCAACTCCCCGAAATTGATGCAGCCTGAATTAAGCCAATATTGAGTAAACTCAATATTAATGCCAACACAGGAACTATTAATTTCGTTGTTACTTTGCTCATTTGCCAAGTCCAATTCAATATTTATCTTTGAAATCAGTCATCAGTGTAAAAGATCCGCTGGAATATAGAAATAGTTGTTCACTAACAAGATGGTTAATTCCTCGTACATTACAAACTGCTTGAGCGTCATTATCCATTGGTATTTATGAATTGAACCTGAACGTGTTCAGCTTGCATT is a window of Shewanella donghaensis DNA encoding:
- a CDS encoding PepSY domain-containing protein — protein: MSKVTTKLIVPVLALILSLLNIGLIQAASISGSWGHAGTNKSFSQTPNQNQRSQSKKLAVNSSQQAAQLAKRQYSAKVLSVQSTSINGSPGYRVKLLSSKGMVFYALVNARTGSVSRN